Within Paralichthys olivaceus isolate ysfri-2021 chromosome 14, ASM2471397v2, whole genome shotgun sequence, the genomic segment GTTTCTCACCAGAGTGTGTCCGCTCGTGGCGCTTCAGCGTGTACATGCAGGAGAAGGTCTTGCTGCAGATGGTGCAGGTGGGCACGTTGACGTCTCCGGCGGGCTTGGCGCGGATGCCCTCCTGCTCCCTGAAGTGGGAGCTGAGGTGAAGCTGGAGGATGTGTGGGGAGGGGAAAACCTTGTTACACAGCGGGCACATGAAGATCTGGGTGTGTTGAGCTGACAGCATGTTGGAGACGTAGGGCAGCAGGGAACTATCCATGCTGGCCACCTCGGCCTGGGCGCGCTCGTTTTCACCTCCGAGTATGTCCTCCTCATCTGCTGTGGCTGAAGGCTTCTCATCTCGCTCCAACTCAGAGGCCAGAGAGGCCTCTCGCAGAGCGGACAGGTGCGCTTCCAGGCCAAGCCGCCGCTGGACTGACAGAGGCCCTCCGACCCCGTGGTGGGTTAGGCCCCCGTTGGCGCTGGGAACTGTTGCCTTGGTGATGCCACTGTGCTCCATTTCATAGTCCCCACCTCCTagttcctcttcctcatctgaAGCCACGCCTCTCTCTACCTTCACCCTCACAGCCAATGGGCTTTGGAGGCTGTCTGGTGTGGCTGCACCGCTGAAGTAGGATTGGTGGTGGTTACTGTGGTTGCTACTGGGGACAGGCTTCACTGACAGGTCCAGGACACAGTCAGCCACATCATTTGAGACCCTCCTGCCCCTGTGCCCTCCACGAGAGCTCACAGAGCGGTGTGACCTCTGGGAGAGGGATCCAGTGGAGCTGGTGGGGCTTCCGGCCGGGGAGAGCAGCTTTCCTCTCTCCCGAAGAACTTCCCCAGCCTGTGTCACAGCCTCAGCGTGATTTGGGCTGGTTGTAGCCAAGGCTGGTGTTGCTGGTCTGTCCGCAGACGGCAGCCGCAGCCACAGCGGTCCACTCTCTGCctttccatcctcctcctcatcactgtgCAGCAGGTCGGCAGTCGCAGGCCGGCCGGTAGAACCATCTGATAGACTGTCTGCCTTATCAGAGCAGCTGGACCCACCGTCATCCTCTCTGCGCGTGCTGTCCGCCTCCGCCGTGGCCTTCTGCTTCAAACGTTTCTTACACACCTTCACAATGTCATACATGTGTAAGTAGCTGGCCGCTGCCAGCACATCCTCCACGGGAAGGTCCTGGAACTGCAGCTTGCCCTCATACATGAACTCCAGGAGCAGGGAAAAGGCCGGGGCTGTGACAATGTCGCTGTTGAGATGCACCACATCTCTCTTGTCCAGCTGGTCCTTGTAGAAGAGGTGAAAGTACATGCTGCAGGAGGCCAACACAGCACGGTGCGCACGGAACTGGACATCGCCCACCAGCACCGTGGAGTCACACAGGAAGCCCTGGTGCCGCTGCTCACTC encodes:
- the zbtb18 gene encoding zinc finger and BTB domain-containing protein 18 isoform X6, producing the protein MEFPDHSRHLLQCLSEQRHQGFLCDSTVLVGDVQFRAHRAVLASCSMYFHLFYKDQLDKRDVVHLNSDIVTAPAFSLLLEFMYEGKLQFQDLPVEDVLAAASYLHMYDIVKVCKKRLKQKATAEADSTRREDDGGSSCSDKADSLSDGSTGRPATADLLHSDEEEDGKAESGPLWLRLPSADRPATPALATTSPNHAEAVTQAGEVLRERGKLLSPAGSPTSSTGSLSQRSHRSVSSRGGHRGRRVSNDVADCVLDLSVKPVPSSNHSNHHQSYFSGAATPDSLQSPLAVRVKVERGVASDEEEELGGGDYEMEHSGITKATVPSANGGLTHHGVGGPLSVQRRLGLEAHLSALREASLASELERDEKPSATADEEDILGGENERAQAEVASMDSSLLPYVSNMLSAQHTQIFMCPLCNKVFPSPHILQLHLSSHFREQEGIRAKPAGDVNVPTCTICSKTFSCMYTLKRHERTHSGEKPYTCTTCGKSFQYSHNLSRHAVVHTREKPHACKWCERRFTQSGDLYRHIRKFHCELVNSLSVKSEPLALPNVRDWAIEDSSQELWK
- the zbtb18 gene encoding zinc finger and BTB domain-containing protein 18 isoform X2, which produces MAADTGGPCDMIYVCVACLLHWEPHATGAPGPMVHQFSTSWTPDSLWPQLPSSQSPGKQQPCWPAQHPVPLQPIPGRFEVASGERGQPRPGDPHRGYEDGRMEFPDHSRHLLQCLSEQRHQGFLCDSTVLVGDVQFRAHRAVLASCSMYFHLFYKDQLDKRDVVHLNSDIVTAPAFSLLLEFMYEGKLQFQDLPVEDVLAAASYLHMYDIVKVCKKRLKQKATAEADSTRREDDGGSSCSDKADSLSDGSTGRPATADLLHSDEEEDGKAESGPLWLRLPSADRPATPALATTSPNHAEAVTQAGEVLRERGKLLSPAGSPTSSTGSLSQRSHRSVSSRGGHRGRRVSNDVADCVLDLSVKPVPSSNHSNHHQSYFSGAATPDSLQSPLAVRVKVERGVASDEEEELGGGDYEMEHSGITKATVPSANGGLTHHGVGGPLSVQRRLGLEAHLSALREASLASELERDEKPSATADEEDILGGENERAQAEVASMDSSLLPYVSNMLSAQHTQIFMCPLCNKVFPSPHILQLHLSSHFREQEGIRAKPAGDVNVPTCTICSKTFSCMYTLKRHERTHSGEKPYTCTTCGKSFQYSHNLSRHAVVHTREKPHACKWCERRFTQSGDLYRHIRKFHCELVNSLSVKSEPLALPNVRDWAIEDSSQELWK
- the zbtb18 gene encoding zinc finger and BTB domain-containing protein 18 isoform X1, whose product is MYFVLSLLLLPWQCHPCPIRTPRWHQELGSRGMGPWLQTQVCVACLLHWEPHATGAPGPMVHQFSTSWTPDSLWPQLPSSQSPGKQQPCWPAQHPVPLQPIPGRFEVASGERGQPRPGDPHRGYEDGRMEFPDHSRHLLQCLSEQRHQGFLCDSTVLVGDVQFRAHRAVLASCSMYFHLFYKDQLDKRDVVHLNSDIVTAPAFSLLLEFMYEGKLQFQDLPVEDVLAAASYLHMYDIVKVCKKRLKQKATAEADSTRREDDGGSSCSDKADSLSDGSTGRPATADLLHSDEEEDGKAESGPLWLRLPSADRPATPALATTSPNHAEAVTQAGEVLRERGKLLSPAGSPTSSTGSLSQRSHRSVSSRGGHRGRRVSNDVADCVLDLSVKPVPSSNHSNHHQSYFSGAATPDSLQSPLAVRVKVERGVASDEEEELGGGDYEMEHSGITKATVPSANGGLTHHGVGGPLSVQRRLGLEAHLSALREASLASELERDEKPSATADEEDILGGENERAQAEVASMDSSLLPYVSNMLSAQHTQIFMCPLCNKVFPSPHILQLHLSSHFREQEGIRAKPAGDVNVPTCTICSKTFSCMYTLKRHERTHSGEKPYTCTTCGKSFQYSHNLSRHAVVHTREKPHACKWCERRFTQSGDLYRHIRKFHCELVNSLSVKSEPLALPNVRDWAIEDSSQELWK
- the zbtb18 gene encoding zinc finger and BTB domain-containing protein 18 isoform X3, whose protein sequence is MGPWLQTQVCVACLLHWEPHATGAPGPMVHQFSTSWTPDSLWPQLPSSQSPGKQQPCWPAQHPVPLQPIPGRFEVASGERGQPRPGDPHRGYEDGRMEFPDHSRHLLQCLSEQRHQGFLCDSTVLVGDVQFRAHRAVLASCSMYFHLFYKDQLDKRDVVHLNSDIVTAPAFSLLLEFMYEGKLQFQDLPVEDVLAAASYLHMYDIVKVCKKRLKQKATAEADSTRREDDGGSSCSDKADSLSDGSTGRPATADLLHSDEEEDGKAESGPLWLRLPSADRPATPALATTSPNHAEAVTQAGEVLRERGKLLSPAGSPTSSTGSLSQRSHRSVSSRGGHRGRRVSNDVADCVLDLSVKPVPSSNHSNHHQSYFSGAATPDSLQSPLAVRVKVERGVASDEEEELGGGDYEMEHSGITKATVPSANGGLTHHGVGGPLSVQRRLGLEAHLSALREASLASELERDEKPSATADEEDILGGENERAQAEVASMDSSLLPYVSNMLSAQHTQIFMCPLCNKVFPSPHILQLHLSSHFREQEGIRAKPAGDVNVPTCTICSKTFSCMYTLKRHERTHSGEKPYTCTTCGKSFQYSHNLSRHAVVHTREKPHACKWCERRFTQSGDLYRHIRKFHCELVNSLSVKSEPLALPNVRDWAIEDSSQELWK
- the zbtb18 gene encoding zinc finger and BTB domain-containing protein 18 isoform X5, which translates into the protein MHTAAGYEDGRMEFPDHSRHLLQCLSEQRHQGFLCDSTVLVGDVQFRAHRAVLASCSMYFHLFYKDQLDKRDVVHLNSDIVTAPAFSLLLEFMYEGKLQFQDLPVEDVLAAASYLHMYDIVKVCKKRLKQKATAEADSTRREDDGGSSCSDKADSLSDGSTGRPATADLLHSDEEEDGKAESGPLWLRLPSADRPATPALATTSPNHAEAVTQAGEVLRERGKLLSPAGSPTSSTGSLSQRSHRSVSSRGGHRGRRVSNDVADCVLDLSVKPVPSSNHSNHHQSYFSGAATPDSLQSPLAVRVKVERGVASDEEEELGGGDYEMEHSGITKATVPSANGGLTHHGVGGPLSVQRRLGLEAHLSALREASLASELERDEKPSATADEEDILGGENERAQAEVASMDSSLLPYVSNMLSAQHTQIFMCPLCNKVFPSPHILQLHLSSHFREQEGIRAKPAGDVNVPTCTICSKTFSCMYTLKRHERTHSGEKPYTCTTCGKSFQYSHNLSRHAVVHTREKPHACKWCERRFTQSGDLYRHIRKFHCELVNSLSVKSEPLALPNVRDWAIEDSSQELWK
- the zbtb18 gene encoding zinc finger and BTB domain-containing protein 18 isoform X4 → MYFLRQDKSTWLTGYEDGRMEFPDHSRHLLQCLSEQRHQGFLCDSTVLVGDVQFRAHRAVLASCSMYFHLFYKDQLDKRDVVHLNSDIVTAPAFSLLLEFMYEGKLQFQDLPVEDVLAAASYLHMYDIVKVCKKRLKQKATAEADSTRREDDGGSSCSDKADSLSDGSTGRPATADLLHSDEEEDGKAESGPLWLRLPSADRPATPALATTSPNHAEAVTQAGEVLRERGKLLSPAGSPTSSTGSLSQRSHRSVSSRGGHRGRRVSNDVADCVLDLSVKPVPSSNHSNHHQSYFSGAATPDSLQSPLAVRVKVERGVASDEEEELGGGDYEMEHSGITKATVPSANGGLTHHGVGGPLSVQRRLGLEAHLSALREASLASELERDEKPSATADEEDILGGENERAQAEVASMDSSLLPYVSNMLSAQHTQIFMCPLCNKVFPSPHILQLHLSSHFREQEGIRAKPAGDVNVPTCTICSKTFSCMYTLKRHERTHSGEKPYTCTTCGKSFQYSHNLSRHAVVHTREKPHACKWCERRFTQSGDLYRHIRKFHCELVNSLSVKSEPLALPNVRDWAIEDSSQELWK